A single region of the Salvia miltiorrhiza cultivar Shanhuang (shh) chromosome 8, IMPLAD_Smil_shh, whole genome shotgun sequence genome encodes:
- the LOC130998703 gene encoding uncharacterized protein LOC130998703 yields MARTRGNRRPPADEESDSEATQSMGNRNQNRNDVNTLAQVLVQALRGALPQQPPQPQAESGNGVVAQFRSMAPPTLKGNEGPLGTEEWMRQMERIFNYMRSRDDSKVTCAAFQLIDDAGHWWESETAVFTEEQVRAISWRTFKEKVMEKYFPKAFRKQKEIELMNLEQGNLTVLEYERKFTQLARFAPHLVDTDEKKAWRFENGLRPEIGGHLAALNITSYSEILERAQAVASRLKLDNSVARPQHTGGKRQWDDRDKKRNNQPEKKPKSNMGDNQGFVPNKPLCPRCQRHHFSFGGKMGSLWVEPVPLNEEGKQQQLQAQLRRNSSSRRRLQAGATPLPDGDRPPISIGRGHDDISDPWLD; encoded by the exons ATGGCCAGGACAAGGGGTAATAGGAGACCTCCGGCAGATGAAGAATCTGATAGCGAAGCCACTCAATCAATGGGAAATAGGAATCAAAATCGAAACGATGTTAATACACTGGCCCAAGTACTAGTACAGGCGTTGAGGGGGGCATTGCCTCAACAACCACCACAACCTCAGGCGGAAAGTGGAAATGGAGTAGTAGCTCAGTTCCGGAGCATGGCACCACCGACGTTGAAAGGAAACGAGGGACCTTTGGGGACTGAAGAGTGGATGCGTCAgatggaacgcattttcaactacATGCGCAGTAGAGATGACTCGAAGGTGACATGTGCGGCCTTCCAACTTATAGATGATGCAGGGCATTGGTGGGAGTCAGAAACTGCTGTCTTTACTGAGGAGCAGGTGAGAGCCATCAGCTGGCGGACTTTCAAGGAGAAAGTGATGGAGAAGTATTTCCCAAAAGCTTTTCGCAAACAAAAGGAGATAGAGCTCATGAACCTGGAGCAAGGGAACCTGACCGTGCTGGAATACGAGCGAAAATTTACCCAACTAGCTCGTTTCGCCCCTCACTtggtggacactgatgagaagaAGGCATGGAGGTTTGAGAATGGGTTACGCCCTGAGATTGGTGGACACTTGGCGGCTCTCAACATCACATCATACTCAGAAATCTTGGAGCGAGCTCAAGCAGTCGCATCACGCCTCAAACTAGACAACTCGGTTGCTCGACCTCAACATACTGGAGGAAAGAGGCAGTGGGATGATCGAGACAAAAAGAGAAACAATCAACCAGAAAAGAAACCAAAGAGTAATATGGGAGACAACCAAGGATTTGTGCCGAACAAGCCTCTATGCCCACGTTGCCAGCGCCACCATTTCT CATTTGGGGGAAAAATGGGGAGTCTTTGGGTCGAACCTGTTCCATTAAACGAAGAAGGAaagcagcagcaactccaggcGCAActccggcgaaacagcagcagtcggcggcggcTCCAGGCCGGAGCAACGCCGCTCCCAGACGGCGACCGGCCGCCCATTTCGATAGGGCGCGGCCACGATGATATCTCAGATCCATGGCTCGATTAA
- the LOC130998704 gene encoding uncharacterized protein LOC130998704, whose product MPRSSRTGVLVFDPEIEKTARKLKKQAKEWKKRSNSAPPSLEDQEEIEDPMGDRNNRDEENDREIVDPRQEPPQLIRELGRHRSNRPLCIVLPAINGNAEIRPGFIQVLPKFGDFPGESAHKHLAEFDLVCSTLRPHGFTENNLRLLTFSHTLQGRARDWLFDLPPGSIRTWGDLEEQFLRKFFPESRAANLRMAISSIKQKKAESLADYWERFQQLCRKCPDHGFSDYQLLTNYFYRGMSSFDRKIVDAACGGSLTNKTLDEAKQLIVDMVSNGQQYEDEDDDRYRPVQKVEDSNMNERIDALTSLVRGLAVSKTQHVQCGICFENNHHTDACPSLQDNNTEQACMGSADEQEMNAQRQRRNDPFSNTYNPGWRNHPNFRWRQQEPGMYAPNPPQAGQYAHTARPAPSSAPNMNDIMKSLAQSSEIVKNLVQSQQAFQHETQAALSNMGTQITQLATQVNKLQANQGRLPSVTEMNPKENASAVTTRSGRILVEPQPKQQDKEEKLDEAKDNAISEKSPESTEPSSSKVSGKPKVSIPQSLIAPPFPSRLAQNKRIEEEKDILEIFKKVEINLPLLDAIKQVPRYAKFLKELCSKKMKFGNDAKIRVSENVSAVLQRKLPQKCRDPGMFTIPCIIGNKTVERAMLDLGASINVMPYSVYKDLQLGPLKDTRVIIQLADRSTAYPEGVVEDVLVKVNDLIFPVDFYIVDMDDSASAKQSLILLGRPFMKTAKAKIDVDSGMLSLEFDGDIVTFNIFEAMKHVEDPESVFMIDVIDPLVEEFVKNFR is encoded by the coding sequence atgccCCGTTCTTCTCGTACAGGCGTATTAGTTTTTGATCCAGAAATCGAGAAGACCGCACGAAAGTTGAAGAAGCAAGCTAAGGAGTGGAAAAAGAGATCCAATTCTGCTCCACCGAGTCTTGAGGATCAAGAAGAAATTGAAGATCCAATGGGTGACCGTAATAATAGGGATGAGGAGAACGATAGAGAGATCGTTGATCCTCGACAGGAACCACCTCAACTGATCAGAGAGTTAGGCCGTCATAGAAGCAATCGCCCTTTGTGCATTGTCCTTCCTGCCATTAATGGCAACGCTGAAATACGGCCTGGTTTCATTCAAGTGCTACCCAAATTCGGTGATTTTCCTGGAGAGAGTGCACACAAGCATCTGGCTGAATTTGATCTAGTTTGCTCAACTCTACGCCCTCATGGTTTtactgaaaataatttgaggctaTTGACTTTTTCTCATACTTTGCAGGGTAGAGCGAGAGATTGGCTTTTTGATCTTCCTCCTGGTTCGATTAGAACTTGGGGAGATTTAGAAGAACAATTCTTGCGAAAATTCTTTCCTGAGTCCAGAGCTGCAAATTTGAGAATGGCCATTAGCAGCATTAAACAGAAGAAGGCGGAGAGTCTAGCCGattattgggagagattccaacagCTGTGTCGCAAGTGTCCTGATCATGGATTTTCTGACTACCAATTGCTTACTAACTATTTTTATCGtggtatgtcttcttttgataggaAAATTGTTGACGCTGCTTGTGGTGGAAGCTTGACCAATAAAACTTTGGACGAAGCAAAGCAACTCATCGTTGACATGGTTTCAAATGGCCAAcaatatgaggatgaggatgatgatcgtTATAGGCCAGTGCAGAAAGTAGAAGATTCCAACATGAACGAGAGAATTGATGCTCTCACCTCTTTAGTTAGAGGACTTGCTGTCTCTAAAACTCAACACGTTCAATGTGGAatttgctttgaaaataatcatcATACTGATGCATGTCCATCTCTGCAGGATAATAATACTGAGCAAGCGTGCATGGGATCCGCTGATGAGCAAGAGATGAACGCACAAAGGCAAAGGCGAAACGACCCTTTTTCCAACACCTACAATCCAGGGTGGAGAAATCACCCAAATTTTAGGTGGAGACAGCAGGAACCAGGGATGTACGCGCCGAATCCGCCGCAGGCTGGACAGTATGCCCATACCGCACGTCCTGCACCAAGTTCTGCACCCAATATGAACGATATCATGAAGAGCCTCGCCCAGAGCAGTGAAATTGTGAAGAATTTGGTGCAAAGTCAGCAGGCATTCCAGCATGAAACTCAGGCAGCGTTGAGTAATATGGGCACACAAATCACGCAGTTAGCCACTCAGGTGAACAAGCTGCAGGCGAATCAAGGCCGACTTCCTTCTGTCACGGAGATGAATCCCAAGGAAAATGCAAGTGCTGTAACTACAAGAAGTGGGAGAATTCTAGTTGAGCCACAACCTAAGCAGCAGGACAAAGAAGAAAAGCTCGATGAAGCCAAGGACAATGCAATTAGTGAGAAGTCACCAGAATCCACCGAACCTAGCTCTTCTAAGGTAAGTGGAAAACCTAAGGTTTCAATTCCTCAATCATTGATtgcaccaccttttccttcTAGGTTGGCTCAGAACaagagaattgaagaagagaaggatATTCTAGAAATATTCAAAAAGGTAGAAATAAACTTGCCCTTGCTTGATGCAATTAAGCAAGTTCCCAGGTACGCAAAGTTTTTAAAAGAGTTATGCTCTAAGAAAATGAAGTTTGGGAATGATGCGAAAATTCGAGTGAGTGAGAATGTTTCTGCTGTTCTTCAAAGAAAATTGCCCCAAAAGTGTCGAGATCCTGGTatgttcaccattccatgcATTATAGGTAATAAGACTGTTGAGAGAGCCATGTTAGATTTAGGAGCgtccataaatgtcatgccttatTCTGTGTATAAGGATTTGCAATTAGGACCTTTGAAAGACACTCGTGTTATCATTCAGTTAGCTGATAGGTCTACTGCATATCCCGAAGGTGTTGTTGAGGATGTCCTTGTCAAGGtcaatgatttgatttttcctgtgGATTTTTATATTGTTGATATGGATGATTCTGCCTCTGCTAAGCAATCTTTGATTCTTTTAGGGAGACCATTCATGAAAACTGCTAAGGCAAAAATTGATGTGGATAGTGGAATGCTTAGCCTTGAATTTGATGGAGATATTgtcacatttaatatttttgaggcTATGAAGCATGTTGAGGATCCTGAATCTGTGTTCATGATTGATGTTATTGACCCTTTGGTTGAGGAATTTGTTAAGAATTTCAGGTAG